The DNA window AGCCGAATATTCTGTCTCCGGCGTCACCTAAACCCGGCAGTATGTATCCTTTGTTGTTGAGCTCTCTGTCGAGAGATACAGTGTAAATTCTCGCTTCAGGGTGCGATTTTTCCAGTTTTGCGATCCCTTCCGGAGCGCTGATTATTGTCAAAACGTCTATGACTTTCGGATTTCCTTTCAAAAGAGCCGAATAAGCGGCGATAATCGAACCTCCGGTCGCAAGCATAGGGTCGAGAAGAAAGACATGAATACCTCTCAAATCATCCGGAATACAGGTGTAGTATGTCACGGGTCTGAGTGTTTTCTCGTTTCTTTTTATTCCCACTGGATAGACATTGACTTCAGGAAGAAAGCCGAGGATGGGATTCACCATCCACATTCCGGCTCTCAAAATCGGTACAAGGGCGATTTTTGACTGTTCGATGAATTTGCCGACGGTCTGTTCCAAAGGTGTCCTGACGTGGGAGTTTCGAAGCTCGATATTTTTCGATGCTTCAATAAAAAGACAGGCGGTCATCCTCGAGATCGCCGATCTGAATCCGTTTTTGGAAGTGCCGGCGTTTCTTGCCACGCTTAAATCATTCCGGGCTAACGGGCAGTCGATTTCAATCAGCATTGTTCTCGAAATCGTTCAGTGTATTCAAAAGGACCTGAGCTTCGTTGTCTTCGGGATTCTCAATGAGCATTTTTGTCCAGATAGCTTTGGCTTTGTCTTTCTTGCCCATTTTCAGGTTTATGGAACCCAGAATTCTCAACGCGTCTCTGAAATTCGGGTCTTTTTTAAGAATCGCGAGCAGCTGTATTTCGGCGCTAGAAAAATCGCCGATGGCTATGTAAGCTTTCGATAGTTTGAGGCCGATGTCGAGGAAATCCGGAGCGATTTCAATTCCCTTTTTGTATTCATTTATCGCGCTGTCAAATGCCTCGACGTCGAAATACAAATCTCCCGTGTAGGCGTGTGCGTTTGCTATCCTCGATCCGGCGGCTCCGAAAAGGAATTTGCTGTTTTTTTCAATATCCTTGACCGCTTTGAAGTGCTCTATGGCTTCCTTGTCGTAACCGGCGTCCGAAAGAGTTATGGCTAAGTTTAAGCGCGGTTCCAAATATTTTGGATTCAGCTCTATAGATTTTTTGAAAAATTCTATGGCCTTTTCGTAGTTGCCTGTCAGAGCGTAAACGACACCGATTTCATGGTGCAGATCGGGATAATCCGGAGCCAGAGCGAGAGCGGTTTTAAGTTCTCTGAGAGCGTCCTCTCTTCTGCCGCGGCGGAGATAAGCCTTTCCCATTTCAATGTGAAGCAGTATGTCCGCCTGTTTGCTGCCGTTGGATTTTTCGTCACTCAATTGATCCCCCCTATCTTATGTAATAAAAGGCGAAGACTAATCCGGCGCATAAAATGCTGACGCCGGCAAATTCAAAAAAATTAACCCTTGAAAAACCACTTCTAATGTCGAGACTGGCCAAAGCAATATCCGTTTCGCTCAAAGAGGCCACGTCGACGGATCCTTTTCTTTCAGATTCATGGAAACCTGCCAAATCGCCGTTTTTGAAAAGCAAAAGAATCATCTTCAATTTCCATTGAGCTCTTTCAGGTGTGAAAAGAGTTGCGTTCTGAAGTTCCCAGGACAAGTCCAGTTTTTCAGCGGACACGAACACTGTCTCTTCGGCAAAAACTGATCCCTGGCGTGATTCGTTCGAGTAAAGATTAATTGCTCTCGCTGCGAGAGTGTCGTTTTCGGATTGAGTGAGAGGTGAGTAATACGAAGACGATAATTCGGGAATTGGATTGCTTTCAAAGAAAGACAGGTAAATCTCTTTAACTATTATGTGCCTTTCGTAATTAGTCAGTGTCATAATAACCCAGAAAAATAAAATCATACCTCTCCTCTTGCCCTTATAAATATAAGAGCCATTAAAAGATTTAATTAAATCATTGGCCGCAAGTCAAGATATAATAAAACTGGATTTAGCGGCGGATTTGTCTTTAAATTAATTTTTACGGTGACTCAGGTACAGGATAAAAATCAAAAACAAGAAAATCTATGAACAAGAAAGTAAAAATATTTTTGATGACTGCAATGGTTGTGTCGGTTTCACTGTCGAGATTTTTTTGGCTGGGAGACATGGAAGTTCAGCCCTGGGATGAAGCAATGTATGCTTCGAGGGCCAAAAGCGTCGTGATGCATGGGAGCTGGCTCGATCAGACCGAGCATTCTGTAAACGGCTTGTATTCTTCTTCTCATCCTCCTCTGTATATATGGCTTTCAGCCCTCGTCATGAAATTTTCCGGATTTACGCCGTTCGCCGCGCGATTTTGGTCGGCTGTAGCCGGTGCAATTTCCGTTTTGATGTTTTTTAGTATTATTGACAACAAACTCGCGGGTTTTTTTTCGGCGATGATTCTCGGAACCAACGCGTTTTACTTTTCGTATTCCAGGCAGGGACAGCTCGACGTATTTTGCGCCTTCTGGATTTGTGCCGGACTCCTGACTTTTATTCGGTACGACAAAGGGAAAGGATTTCTGTATTTGTTGCTGGCGGGAATTTGTTTCGGCTTTTCCCTGATGAGTAAAATCCTCGTGGGGATGTTTTTACCGGCGACTGTTTTTATATTTTTACTTGTTCAGGTTCTGTCCAGGCGGAAAACCATCGGTGCGGCTTTTCGCGAAATGTCAATATTGTCGGCAATCGGAGCCCTGATCGCTCTTCCC is part of the candidate division WOR-3 bacterium genome and encodes:
- the upp gene encoding uracil phosphoribosyltransferase — protein: MLIEIDCPLARNDLSVARNAGTSKNGFRSAISRMTACLFIEASKNIELRNSHVRTPLEQTVGKFIEQSKIALVPILRAGMWMVNPILGFLPEVNVYPVGIKRNEKTLRPVTYYTCIPDDLRGIHVFLLDPMLATGGSIIAAYSALLKGNPKVIDVLTIISAPEGIAKLEKSHPEARIYTVSLDRELNNKGYILPGLGDAGDRIFG
- a CDS encoding tetratricopeptide repeat protein, whose amino-acid sequence is MSDEKSNGSKQADILLHIEMGKAYLRRGRREDALRELKTALALAPDYPDLHHEIGVVYALTGNYEKAIEFFKKSIELNPKYLEPRLNLAITLSDAGYDKEAIEHFKAVKDIEKNSKFLFGAAGSRIANAHAYTGDLYFDVEAFDSAINEYKKGIEIAPDFLDIGLKLSKAYIAIGDFSSAEIQLLAILKKDPNFRDALRILGSINLKMGKKDKAKAIWTKMLIENPEDNEAQVLLNTLNDFENNAD